The sequence tctcggggaatggcataaACTATGGAGGGATCAGATCTTCGGTCTTCACCCGAACGAAGCGTTCCTAACAGCCTCGGTCCCGATCCTCGTCAATGCTCGAAAAAGGGGCCTTGTTGGACCATGGAGTAAGCTTGATTAGTCCCCCTCAAAAAATTTGGGGACTGTATAGACGGAGCAGGTAGTCGAGGGTGAACTGAGGAGACTCGGTTTTATCCACAAAATAACGAagaaggatcacgatcctccGAAGAGATGGGTGGATTTGCCCCAGGCACACCTTGTATCTCTTATAAAAATCTAAAATGACTGGGTCCACCGGGCCcagcgtgaaggggtaagtgtaaacacttaaatacccctTCACATGGGTAGTGATATCGTCTTCAGGCCTGGGGCTACCACGTCCTTATCTCCCCATTTACAGTCCTCTCGGATAGTGGGGAGAGTATCTTCAGTGAtagagcatatatatctcgatgcCCATTCACCTTGGTCTTGTTTGGACGAGGCCTTCTCGGCCTTGAAGTCATCTGCAATTGAACAGCCCCCGGGAATAAACATTTTCAAGGGGTGCTCAGGGGCCGGTTCGGTGGCCGCCGACCTGGTGGCATCCACTTCGGGAGCAACCGTCTTGACAACTATTTCAGGAGCGATCGCCTCGGTATCGACGGTCGGTTGGGAAGATTAAGAGGCAGCCTGTTAAGGAACTGATTTAGACGTTTTAGCCATTTCTATctggaaaatttgaaaatttaaagaaaaaatacgAAAATTTGAAGGGTGAAGAGCtgagtatgaagatttgaagaaaatctGGGTAAGAACCAAATAACAACTATGAGAATTTGAAGATTAAGGATGAAGATATAAAGATTTGAGAGAAGTTGGTGATAGCTAGAAAACTCgaagttggaagtttgatcggaaaGTGGAAAAAGAACAGAGGATGGAAGCTTTTATAGAGGAAGTATGCAACACTTCGCATTCGAAGACAACCAGTCGATGGTTGACACGTGCCCGAAGTCAGAATGACGCGACTGATGGGACGCTTCGACTTCTTCGTTATTTCGATTGTAACGTACAGAGAAAGGAATCGGAGAACATCTATCATTTCTCATCGTTTTGGCAAACCTACTCAGaatgaggggactatttgtatacgggtaaaaccgaggcTAATGAGCACCCCGATTTCCCGGTGGGTCAAATGAAGCAAGGATGTAACTACAAGGAATCGAAATCAAAGTTGGAGCCTCTCGTATCAAGGCCCgaacaaaacacctaccctcgaAGCCATCGAAACCATGCCCCCGAATTCGGTTCGAGCTccaagacctcgaaaagcattaCCAAACCTCCGCACACGATTAACAAAGGGTCATGATATCCGTGTCTGACTGGGTATCCCGGCGTGAATCTTGGCCCGTATCGACAGCAGATCTGTGATTaatgaaaaagaagatttttacatttcttagaattgtactaggggtggaactctcctactatataaaggagatactccctctgttccagtttatgtgaacctatttcctttttggtccgttccaaaaagaatgaaccctttctaaatttggtaacaatttagcttaaatttaCAACTCTACCCtaaatgagaagcttttataaccacacaaatactctgggccccatttggacttgtttaggaccacaaattccaaagtcttcatttttttcttaaactccgtgcccagtcaaataggttcacatcaATTGGAACGGAAGGAGTAATTTTTATTCAGGGGCGATTAGGTAACACGCAGAGTAAGGCAATATGCATTTGTTTTCTCTGCTTCCaaaagttattcaaagttcttacttttgCTCATAGTTCTTCATAAATTTTTGGCTCTGAACCGAGGGCAGAACAATCACTAAGCTCACTACTACTGGTTTGGCActttattctatctttaattTGCTCATCTAACGTTattaatcacttgtattgaattagtccatacatccttaaaaccacgtataaatttaattgttatccgtttttaagggtaaacacatataatttatatatatcaaCTAGAAAAGATAATAGTGAATCCAACCACCTTTGAAACTCCACAATCCATGGGAAATCAGCAATCCCTCATCCTCTATTGTTCTTATAGGTTCGAGGTATTGATTATTACTGAAttgttctattttatttttcccttttgtgCAACTGCCAAATATATACTAAGAAATGAACTCCCTCTAAATTATAACTTCCATAAACACTCATAATTACGAAATGGTTTTTAGCCTTTGCAAAATTCACTTTATGATCACGATGTTTTATTCCTGTCTTGTGCCAAATAAAACCAATCAGCAAATCCACTAAATGTTCTTTCCATCAACAAATTAATCTCAAGTCACTAATACAAACTTACTTTCACTAAATGACGTCTTCTTTTGCCTTCACTAAGATTAAGCAAAATATATAGATTGCTACTTGAACTATGAAATAAATTTCTGTTATACACGTTCTAAAAATGGAAATTATTTTATACTCTCAATATTTTAAAAGTGTGTCTATGACACACCAATTTTAAAGTTGACCAATTTCACAAAATATGTCTATGTCATGCACCAATGGGGTTGCAACATGTGTTGCTACCCTATAAAAACTTAGAATTACAAATCTACCGTTGTCTTCTTCCTCCTCAGGTTTTTGTACGTTTATCTAGAATTCTACTTCTCTTTTAGTTGCTTCTTTTTAATTCAAAACACCCCTAATCAATTTCAATTAATTCCAAACATCAACTTTTGCTTTGTGCAAGTGTTTTTACTTGAATTAGAACATAAAATTTCATATTCAAATGTAATTTCGACTTCAACCTTCGAAGCATTGCCGTCAATGGTGATATGAACTTTAATCCACCCAAATCTCATCCCAAACAGTGATTACAATTCATTTTCAATCTCAAACCACACATTTTTAAAAAGAATTGTTGGTTTTAAAATAATTGACTTAAGGTTTGGTTTCCATTGTTCGAGCCACAAATAAAATTCAATTTCTAACTCGAATTTGTAGTGGACATCAATGGATAATAATTGTTTGGGTTGAATTTTCAAATCAACCGCTAATTTCAAAGACTTCATTGATGAGCAGAATGCAAAAATAATTTACTAAGTTGTGGGTTGATTTAAATCTAAGATCTATAACTTATGTGGATTGTTTGTTGTTTGGAATTGGTTAAGAACTTATTCTTTGAGCTTAGAAACATTTGAACGAATTGATTTGAGGAGGAATTTTTTGAATCCACTAATCAAAGTGGTATGTCATAGACATACTTTTAAAGGACTGAGtatgtaaaataatttttgttgtCAATAAATGTGTCATAGCAATTTAGTCTGTAGTTTAGATGGTAACTTATTTCACCACAGGACTACAAAATATTCTATATCCAAAGAACTAGTAAATTAAATTGGTTTGGTACAAAGTACAAACATCTAGTATGAATAAATATTTATTGGTAAGGTAAAAATTAACTCGAATTGATGTttatatcaaagcaataaaaacATGACATACATTCGCACATAGATTATATTAATTAATCATATTTAAGTAATgtatattttcaatttttatataaattaatcatgATAAATTAAATAAGTTTGATTTTATAgtaaattaaattatatttaactaatatagatatatttttaatttattacacTAGTTAACTATGGTAAATTAAATTTGTTTGATGTAAACATCAAGTGCAAATAAATATTTACCAATAAGTACTTACCTGCAACCAATATTTATAtcaaattaatttaatttattataacaaATTAGTATAATTTATTTAACAAATACATTAATTAATTTCTaatatagaagaagaaaaaaaatcaaagaaaaggatCTAATTAAGAGAGAAATATACCAAGACGAAGGAACccagaaaaagaaaggaaacaaaAACTGGGCAAAAAGAAACCCTCGAATTGAAATTAAATATATGCCCCCAGAACAAAGCCACAAGAAATCGATCCTCAGATCTCTGCCCTTGTAGCTGAAAGAAGAGGCATTCTAATTACACAccaaaaaaaacatttttaacTTACACAATCGCATTTTTTCAAAATCTATacccaaaaataataagaaaaaaaacaaacagtaaaaaatgaaagaagaataaGAATAAAAATCTATTTCAAATGGATATTGATCCCACTGCTTCGCAACAAGTTAGCAGCTGCTTTCATCTAAACAGAGAAGAAGCCCTTATTTATAAGGTGGGGCTAGGGTTTCTATGGATCAGCTTTGATAGAGAGCATCCTCAGTTGTTGCTGTAATAGCAAACTATTCCCTCAAGTTTCTATAATGTCAGAAATGTACATCACTTAATAATCATGGTGTTATTCTCAAGGAGAATGACAAAATGGTCCCTTATGTTTGGAGGTAGGTATAAAATAGTAAAGTAATTTTATGTTAATTTATGGGAAACTACCAGTTATGTCTTTATAAGtagtttattataaaaattggtcaattcataaaatattactaatattagccaaatattattaatattagccaaTTTAGTTATTTGTAGCCAAATAAGGTCAATTTTTTGAATGattgttattagaatagattcgGTACAttttaaggagcttgaatctcaatttttgggatgatttgatggagttttgaggtggtttgaattaaaaatttgaaatagaagatgaacataaaaaaaaaagttaataaaAAAAGACATGTATATCATATTGTGTATCATttatgtatcacatatgtatcatatttgtatcaaatgtgtatcacatgtatatctgCGTGATGCATATTTAATACATGtatcgcagaagaattttttaaactcgattttaactacaaatttcgatatcaaatcaatccaaatcacctccaatctttctcaaattttgtatactgattcatctatatgttttcaataaatttcaaccatacccattgaaaaagatcattttttgcatatatatattccacttaaaaaataaataaccAATGGGTTTAACTTCTATATTTACAAAGACTCAATTTGGAAATTGCTCAAATTTGTGAGActaaaaatcctcccaaaaatgataatattcaagaagtcatggataatataaTATTCATATTACAGTTAATTCATTttctatccgtattaaatatgggccGAATAGGATATTTTACTCGTTTTTTATCCGACCATATCCGATCTGACTCGCTCCTTTGCCACTCCTAGCCAAAGATTTCCATAAAAACAATACTATCAAAGATACCTTCACACCTGTGACTAGTACCAGAGGCataaacgaaaaagaaaataaacaaagatcGTGAGTATCACACGCGCATTCATTACTCAGGCAGCTAATTACAGCAATGAAAACGGCAAAAGCTAATTTGAAGGTTGTTTCAGTTGTCTAGAAACAAGCACCAGATGTACAAACCCAGAGAATATGGTCTGATGAAGTTaaaaaaatatgtacttcaaaCGGTCTGCTAACATAGCTGTATACTTTTAACTTTGACAAATATATCATACAATGTAAATATCCACTCAGATTGTTCAAACGAACAATGTGACCAGATGCCCTTTCTTTATGTCTTATGGTACTGTCATTCAATTCCACCAGCCTTTTCGCAAGCTTTACTCTAAGCTGTCACAAATTTAATATCCTTTGTACATTTCTAGATTACACGGCGTGGAAAACACACTTGTTTCTCCGAAACTAGGAACATATGGTATGAGAAGCTTATCACCTAAATCTGACGACGACACAAGATATATCATCTTTGCTGTCTCTCTTCAATGCTTCCGCTGTTAATTGCTTGGCTGCTTTCTGGGGATCTTTAACTCTTCTGGCTATATCGACTGCCTCTTGATTAGACATCACCTGAATTAATCAAGTCAAAAGATGCAACTCGTGATCACCAGGGGCGGATGCACGTGGAACGAAACAGTGTCACGCAACACCGCTTCGTTGGGAAGTTTTACAAAACATATGTATTAATATTGTGCGGAAACGAataacagaaagaaaataacacCACTTAACACAGATTGTTGCTTGGCACGGTGGTTATATTCTTGATTTTGCTCTTAGAGGTTGGAGGTTAGAATTGAACTTTAGACCTCTTCTAACTTAAgactcaacaaaatcaatggtTTAAGGCTACTTCTTGTCTATAAATGTGATAAATAATGTTATTTAATTCCCActcttttataaatataaatatcgaCACCGCTTACGAAAAATCATGCGTACGATTATGGTTCATGCAAACATAAATCTACGGAAAAGATGTGTACCTTCCAAAGACCATCACTTGCAAGGATAAGAACTTCACAATTGACATCAACGTAGATATCTAGAATATCAGGATCTGATCGCAAATGTGATTTAAGACTCTTATCTCCAAAAGCACGAGAAACAGCCAGCTGCCCATTCACTCTTGCAACATCCCCTGATAAAAAATGCAGCAAAATCATCAATACAAAATACATCAGGTTTTCCCGAAGAAACAGAACCCATTTTTGGTAATGGAACCTCCAACCTATTGATATATATCAAGATACATAAGCTTCACCTACACGCCCTTTGGCCATCATTATACAAAAAACAACCAACTACtactactaataataataatagctaaAAAGAGCTCTGCACATAAGGTGAAATGGATCCACATGAAGCTACCTACTAATGGCAAGCAAGTGTAAGCAAATAGTTCAGAAACATAGGGCAACAAACACAAAGCTACTAATGGCAAGAAACTAAAGCAAAAAGGTCACAAGTATAGGGTACAATTATTAGCGATAAGTTTCTTCAAAAATGTTAAATGGTGCATCTGAAGTCCAAAGACAACAATCAACAATACTGGTGCAAATTTTAACCATAAGGACCTAGAGACAGATAGAAGTACTAGTGATTAAGCCAATAGGGATCGGAGTTGATGAAACCTGTTTGCCCATTGATATAGCCATATCCAGGATTTTAAGACAATGAATGCAAATTTTCCTAAAATCTCAGAAACATAGTctaatggaattttgataaagtTACAGACATGACATTGTGCAATTTATTGGCTCATGAACAACATCTCTTGGATTTAAAGTAAATTCTGAAAGCACCTAAACAAAGTAAAGGATAATATTAACTCAGAAAGATATCCTACCAGAAGCATGGTTCATGATTAAACAAAGCTATTATTTGGTAAATCTGATTTCATAGACATTTAAGCTTGACTATCAAGGTCAAACAAGGATGGTCAACTTAAAACACTAGCAATACTTAGCAGTGGAAATCATTAATAGCAGGGGCAAGATACAAGAAGAAAGGGGCAAAATATACAGAAAATGCTAACTGAAAActgtttacaaaaaaaaatatgagGAACAAAGCACTTTCTCTGGAGTTACttaaaattttctgaaatattgataGATAACAATTAAAAAATGCAAATCTGCAGCGAGGGGGGTTGGCAGGAAGTGGCAACTCTGCCATTGGGAATCATGATATGATGATGAACGTTATTATGCGTCTTAAGATATCATAAATGAAAATGCAAAGTTGGTGCCAGAAAAATATAATTAATCTTTCCCTCGCTCAAGCATGTTGCTGAGGCACTCCATCCATGGAGACCATATATTTTGAATGCTTGGAATGCAGTTTCCATATTTTAAATCTCTGGGGTTTGAAAATTATAGTCCATAAGAATAGAATCAAACCGAGTAAGCATTCATCTGCACACTCTCAAAACTACAGGAGCTTGGGATTAATTATTCAGAGAAGGATAAAAGGTTTTACTCTAATCTCATGAAGCTTTTTCAAATAGTTGAAGGGACATTGTATGAGAGACAACTAAAAAGAGTAAATCCAGGGGTACTACAACTATACAAATAAAGACATAGATCCCCCGTTATCTAGGTGGGATAACCTACACGGTCATCCCGCTACAGCTAATATCGCATCCTGTCGaaagtcaaaagaaaaagaagagaactcTTTTGAAAATTGGtcgtgctacaatctaaaagccGAGTTCCTTATATTGGAGTCTTAGGTTACGTACAGTATAGTAAACAATTAGTTTGTACTCCTATCAAGGAAAGTAAATATTCTACAGTATCCCAAGGAATATTATGATATATTCTCCGGTATTCTACTACTTAAATTCAATGAATATACAGATGCTGCAAATTTAGACACTATTAACTTCATGAATTCTCTCGACTTTTAAAAGATCCTACTTTCCATTGACTGTAATTTAATTGGACAACGACATTGCAAGTTAATTGAGTTTGAAATGATATAAATCATTGGCGATAATTGTATGATGTTAGTTGATATTAGCTTTATGTAAATGGATTTGAAGTCATAAAACTTGTAGAAAGATGTATTGAATACTTTTGTTTATAGAAGCATGTCAAAAATTCTTTAATGTTACATAAGGAAATTTTCTCTCATAAAAGGAAGTTGAGAGAAGGCACAATACATCGACAGCTCCTTAAAGTTGTCAACACTTTTCACTTAGACATTCCATCTTAAGTTCATTCCATTTGAACACTCCAACCACATCTCAAATGTGTCATTTAGACACAAAATTGATAGGGAGTCAAACACCAAAGATGTGTGTAATTCACACGATTGACAAACAAAATGGAGACACGTGGATTTAacttaaacaaataaaaaaaattgaaaaaagaaaagaataaaaagaaaaacaagaaccCCACCCCACCCCTTTGTCATATTCCCCATGATCCCCCTCCTCTCCGTCTTCTAAAACAACAAAGGTACCCCATGTCGTCTTCTCCGCAAAATCACCACTTCCACCATTCTTTTCCTCCTAATCTCCACCCCCAACCATTTACAACATTAAGAACAAGCACGAAATATAGAAATTAACTAATATTTTCTCTGTCATCGAGGATTAACCTCAGATTGCCATAAAATAAATCCACCAACAACGAACATTAGTGGTTTGTTTCCAATGGCCAAATCTGGAGCTTCCAGTGATACCCATGTGCCCGAACAGGGCCTGTAATGAAGATTTTAGTGATACCTCAAGGTAAAAGCACTAATCCAGCAAGCTCGCCGGTGCCGGGACCTATGTGTGTTTCAGATCTGAAGAAGCTGTTCAAAAAAGTTTCTGCGAATATTGACCTCGTATCTGAAGGGAGAAGGGTCGGAATTGTGTGGGAAGCACGAATGGCCTGCAGATTGAATCATGGGCTTTAATTTCTGATAAATTTAGACAACGGGTCTTTAACAGTAGCTAATTGGAGAAAAAAGAATTTGAGTTGAGAAAAGAGGAGAGAACGAAGAAGAATAAATGTGTGAGATTTTTCCGGCAATGAAAACTTAAGCATACCATGATGCgtgaaaaaatagaagaaaaaagaaggagaaaaaagtttaaaaaggaAAAGTAAATCTTTCACGCTCTAAAAAATGGTGTAATACACGCACTATGCCACAACACTAAATTGTGTCTAAATGACACAGTAGATGCCTAGTTAAAACGTTCAAATGGAACATACTTAAGCTGGTTTGTCAAAGTGAAAAGTGTGGACAACTTTAAGGGGCTGTCGATGTATTTTGCCTGCCTTTTAGAAAATTTCCTTATCTTTCATAAAACTTGTAGAAAGATGTATTGAATTTATAGAAGCAtgtcaaaaattattttatgtcACATAAGGAAATTTTTTTCATAAAAGGAAGTTGAGATAAAAAGGCAATAGATATAGCAAGCATTTCCCTAATTGAAGTAATAGAATGGATAAGTTCAAATCACTGTAACCACAAGCAGCTATAGCATGGAAGCATGGGCAATTATGTATTTTGTGGTAGATTTTGGTTTCATGCTATCTCCACTCCATATTGAGTCGACTAATTTATTGTTTTTGCCATTTCCAATTCATGTAACTCTTGCTTAAGTAGAGTCTTCCACGTACAAAATCTGACACTAACCTTTTAGTTCCGAAAGAACCTCTCTTGaatgttatttaaataattagtgATTATCTGAGCATCTCTATAACTCAGTCTAATTGAGTCACCTATTTAAACTTTCATTCTCTATCTCTGCATTGATCAATTGAAGTTATCAGTATCCTTCCCTTTCTTCTTAAGGAGACGCGATAGAAAATACAGCACAAAAAGTACAAAGATTACTACCACATCAAATTGTGTAACTTTTTTGCACTGAACTAGAGGCACATTTCAAATCCAGCAAACTACTGAGAGAAACAAAAGAAATGACCCGGaaaaagattaaaaaagaaaaagacgaAAAGGACCGAATAATGTTGATAAGCAGGTTAAATAATTCCCCAATCCAATTTTACATGACACAATTATTATCTGGGAGTCACACAACTTTTTCTTGGACTGTGACTTGCTTGAACTTTTTAAGATATTTTTAGAACTCTAGTTTCTGATACTTTTTCTACAGTTTCCGAATATAGAACTCATATTTGATTTTACTAAATGAATTGATGTCCACAAACCCAAGATTGGACTATTTCACCCTCAAGCTTTGAATAGTGTCAGTCATTTCAGGATGGATAGTGTACCTATACGTAACAAAACTTTGACTCCGTACGCTCTAATATAAAAGAAATTGACAGCCCAACAGTTGTAAGGATGCTATAGTAATATGATTACTGGAACGATACTGAAAACCAATTGGCGTGATGGAAGCTAAAAACAAAGAAAGGTTCAAAATCATAACGAAAAGTTAATCCGATCGTATTTCTTTCAAAGTTTGACTTATCGAGCATGACCTAGCTCTAATAGATCCGCCCGCCTGAGTATGACCAGCTATCCAGTGCCAAAGGAGGAAATAGAGTTTGAATGATGTACCAAAAAGAGAGGAATTTTCCCCCTTTGTTCTTTTTGCTGCTGGAGTTATCTATTGATAACTACTTTTGGTGGATGATTAATTCTCGGTATttacaaaaagaagtaggaatatATTTCCTTTTTCAGATGGAAAATTGTGATAATATTTCATGAAACTTTTAGCATAAACTGATTACCTTCAGTCTGAAAGAGAGGGCCAGAGAGAGGAAACCAAGGTAGCTAAGAGAAGAAAGAAGCAGACATCCAATGAACAGGCAACAGTTTAGTTCATCGCCATAGTATTAAACCCTCAGGTACTAAAATTTCCATTCCACCAAGGGTCAAAACCAAAGGAATTAAAAATCGCAAAAAGATTATTGATTATTGTAATGTAGCTTTCAGAAATTTAAATAAAAACTGCAAGTGGTTCGACAAGCACAAAAGGTGGTGGCAGTGCAGTACATGAGTTCATCCAAAGCATCTACGCAGCGGAGTAAATTAATACAACAGCTTTATTGGATGATACAAGTCTTCTCAGTACTCCTGGAAACACAATACAAGACAGACAAAACAATAAACCCTGCCCACTATAAAACAATAAATCAATGAGTTTTACATGTTAATTATTAGGAATGTCAATCACACCAAATAGTATCTTGGACAGACATATTTCAATCACTGACTACATTGCTCAGATTTCAGGAAAGCACCTGGCATATTTGAGACAAAACCTCCTCTATCCTCAATGCTGGCTCGTTCTGTATTTGGCTCATGTTCTATCGTCATCTGAATAGCTTGACCACCCCGAGAAAGAACAGCTCGTGAATCTCCCACATTAGCTACCCACAATCTTAGGCTATTTATCAGAATAGCGGTGACAGCAGTGGACCCACCTCGGCCCAAATTAGAACTATTTGAAAGTATTGCCTGGTCAGTTTTTTCGTAGGCTTTTGTGATTGCTCTGCGTGGATCTACCCAAAACTCATCCTAGTAAAAGACGAATCCAAAGATGAGATGCCAACTGCTCTAATTTTTTCACTATATTATATGTTTCAATGCAGCATTGCAAATT is a genomic window of Nicotiana tabacum cultivar K326 chromosome 16, ASM71507v2, whole genome shotgun sequence containing:
- the LOC107827658 gene encoding putative protein phosphatase 2C 9, with protein sequence MVKLSCFNANCGQCVGGESSSSSGRGRSHEGNTKYGVSLVKGKADHRMEDYHVAKFVQIEGHELGLFAIYDGHLGDEVPSYLQKHLFANILKEDEFWVDPRRAITKAYEKTDQAILSNSSNLGRGGSTAVTAILINSLRLWVANVGDSRAVLSRGGQAIQMTIEHEPNTERASIEDRGGFVSNMPGDVARVNGQLAVSRAFGDKSLKSHLRSDPDILDIYVDVNCEVLILASDGLWKVMSNQEAVDIARRVKDPQKAAKQLTAEALKRDSKDDISCVVVRFR